One genomic region from Cetobacterium sp. ZOR0034 encodes:
- a CDS encoding PTS sugar transporter subunit IIA, whose translation MLNIVKITDYMSEELISLDLKAKSKDEALKELSTLIGKSNKIEKKDVIYKALLERENLGSTGIGKGVAIPHAKTDAAESLTIAFGISREGVDFKSLDQEKVKIFFVFASPFKDSQIYLKVLARISRLIRDENFREKLLNCGNAKDVLECIDKEEAL comes from the coding sequence ATGTTAAACATAGTTAAAATAACTGACTATATGTCAGAGGAACTTATATCACTTGATCTAAAAGCTAAAAGTAAAGATGAAGCACTAAAGGAGTTATCTACTTTAATTGGAAAATCCAATAAAATAGAAAAAAAAGATGTTATATACAAAGCTCTTTTAGAAAGAGAGAATTTGGGAAGCACAGGAATAGGGAAAGGGGTAGCAATTCCCCATGCTAAGACTGATGCAGCGGAGAGTTTAACAATAGCTTTTGGAATAAGTAGAGAGGGAGTAGATTTTAAATCTTTAGATCAAGAGAAAGTAAAAATATTTTTTGTATTTGCATCACCGTTTAAAGATAGTCAAATTTATTTAAAAGTACTGGCAAGAATTTCAAGATTAATAAGAGATGAAAATTTTAGAGAAAAGCTTTTAAATTGTGGAAATGCAAAAGATGTATTAGAGTGTATAGACAAAGAGGAAGCTTTATAG
- the nrdR gene encoding transcriptional regulator NrdR, producing MRCPFCNSEDTKVIDSRAFSENNSIKRRRGCNSCEKRFTTYERIEENPIYVVKKNKSREKFNKEKLLRGLERATNKRNISRDDLEKFIADVEKVIQNTLKNEITTQELGELVLEKLKELDEVAYVRFASVYKEFDDIKSFIDTVEDIKKDKKI from the coding sequence ATGAGATGTCCATTTTGTAATAGCGAAGACACAAAAGTAATAGATAGTAGAGCATTTTCTGAGAATAATTCGATAAAAAGAAGAAGAGGATGTAATAGTTGTGAGAAGAGATTTACTACCTATGAACGAATCGAAGAAAATCCAATTTATGTAGTAAAAAAGAATAAAAGTAGAGAAAAATTTAATAAAGAAAAACTATTAAGAGGATTAGAAAGAGCAACTAATAAAAGAAATATAAGTAGAGATGACTTAGAAAAATTTATTGCGGATGTGGAAAAGGTAATACAAAACACTTTAAAAAATGAAATAACTACACAGGAGTTAGGGGAACTTGTACTAGAAAAATTAAAAGAGTTAGATGAAGTTGCATATGTTAGGTTTGCGTCTGTATATAAAGAATTCGATGATATAAAATCTTTTATTGATACCGTTGAGGATATAAAAAAGGATAAAAAAATATGA
- the aroQ gene encoding type II 3-dehydroquinate dehydratase, giving the protein MKILIINGPNLNFLGKREPEIYGNKTLDMINNEIEVLGKNLGLELTFYQSNHEGCIIDKIQDSYEKIDYLIINPGAFTHYSIGIRDAILSTNLKTIEVHLSNVYSREEFRHKSVISDICIGKITGFGSEGYKMALQYLSSLKK; this is encoded by the coding sequence ATGAAGATCTTAATTATAAACGGACCAAATTTGAATTTTTTGGGAAAAAGAGAACCAGAGATATATGGAAATAAGACTTTAGATATGATAAATAATGAGATTGAGGTATTAGGAAAAAATCTTGGGTTGGAATTAACATTCTATCAATCGAATCACGAGGGTTGTATAATAGATAAAATACAAGACTCATATGAAAAGATTGATTATTTAATAATAAATCCAGGAGCATTTACACATTACAGTATAGGAATAAGGGATGCGATTTTGTCAACTAATCTGAAAACGATAGAGGTTCATTTATCTAATGTTTACTCTAGGGAGGAATTTAGACATAAATCTGTGATATCGGATATATGTATAGGAAAAATTACTGGATTCGGTTCTGAAGGGTATAAAATGGCTCTTCAATACTTAAGTAGTTTAAAAAAATAG
- the fmt gene encoding methionyl-tRNA formyltransferase, with product MRILFMGTPEFAVPSLDTLRKKHEIVGIFTKVDKPNTRGKKIKYTPVKEYGLQNEIPVYQPNSLRTDETFELIKELNPDLIVVVAYGKIIPNNIIDFPKYGIINVHSSLLPKFRGAAPINAAIIAGEKESGVTIMDIAEELDAGDIILKGVTPIYEEDTFLTLHDRLKAIGAEKLNEAVDQIENGTAQREIQNHSAATFVKPYKKTDCIIDWNKTEEEIFNFVRGMNPFPTAFTSHNEKVLKVYAVEKFNRVYNGENGEIVDSIKGRGFVVKVGNGSVILTDIKPENKKNISGKDSINGNLFEIGEILK from the coding sequence ATGAGAATTTTATTTATGGGAACACCGGAATTTGCGGTTCCATCATTAGATACATTAAGAAAAAAGCATGAAATAGTAGGAATATTTACAAAGGTGGATAAACCGAATACAAGAGGAAAAAAAATAAAATATACACCGGTTAAAGAGTATGGATTACAAAACGAGATACCAGTTTATCAACCAAACTCGTTAAGAACAGATGAAACATTTGAATTAATAAAAGAGTTAAATCCAGATTTAATAGTCGTAGTAGCTTATGGAAAAATTATTCCAAATAATATAATTGATTTCCCAAAATATGGGATAATAAATGTTCATTCATCTTTACTTCCAAAATTTAGAGGAGCAGCACCTATAAATGCAGCGATAATAGCTGGAGAAAAAGAGAGTGGAGTAACAATTATGGATATAGCAGAAGAACTTGATGCTGGAGATATAATATTAAAAGGAGTTACTCCAATATATGAGGAGGATACATTCTTAACTTTACATGATAGATTAAAAGCTATTGGTGCTGAAAAGTTGAATGAAGCTGTAGATCAAATTGAGAATGGTACAGCTCAAAGAGAGATTCAAAATCATTCAGCAGCAACATTTGTAAAACCATATAAAAAAACAGATTGTATAATTGATTGGAATAAAACAGAGGAAGAGATTTTTAATTTTGTAAGAGGAATGAATCCGTTCCCAACAGCATTTACGTCTCATAATGAGAAAGTATTAAAAGTTTATGCTGTAGAAAAATTTAATAGAGTTTACAATGGGGAAAACGGAGAGATAGTAGATTCTATAAAAGGAAGAGGATTTGTTGTAAAAGTAGGAAACGGAAGCGTAATTTTAACAGATATCAAACCTGAAAATAAAAAAAATATTTCAGGAAAAGATAGTATTAATGGAAATTTATTTGAAATAGGTGAAATTCTAAAATAA
- a CDS encoding redox-sensing transcriptional repressor Rex, with product MKASERKEKISRKTIERLTMYLKCLEKFSPEDYISSEEMGVLLGVTAAQIRKDFSNFIMDIESCIGIRGKGYNVKCLYEMIENILGINKQNNVIIVGAGKLGNAILLEGEIEKPRFNIVGIFDITKSRIGKEYRGIKISSVSDIPKIASEKKIDMAIITENKSIAQQVTDIVTQSGIKAILNMTSLEIKVPKDVVIEHIDLNRKLQELNYWKEKVE from the coding sequence ATGAAAGCTTCAGAAAGAAAAGAAAAGATTTCAAGAAAAACGATAGAAAGATTAACTATGTATTTAAAATGTTTAGAAAAATTTTCACCAGAGGATTATATATCATCTGAGGAGATGGGAGTTTTATTGGGAGTAACAGCAGCACAAATAAGAAAAGATTTTTCTAACTTTATAATGGACATAGAGTCATGTATAGGAATAAGGGGTAAAGGGTATAACGTAAAATGTCTTTACGAAATGATTGAAAATATATTGGGAATAAATAAACAAAATAATGTAATAATTGTTGGAGCAGGAAAGCTTGGAAATGCTATATTGTTAGAGGGAGAAATAGAAAAGCCTAGATTTAATATTGTTGGTATTTTTGATATAACTAAGAGTAGAATTGGAAAAGAATATAGAGGAATTAAAATAAGTAGTGTGAGTGATATTCCTAAAATAGCTTCTGAAAAGAAGATTGATATGGCTATTATAACAGAGAATAAATCAATTGCTCAGCAAGTTACTGATATAGTTACTCAATCAGGAATAAAAGCAATTTTAAATATGACATCTTTAGAAATTAAAGTTCCAAAAGATGTTGTAATCGAGCATATAGATTTGAATAGAAAACTTCAAGAATTAAATTACTGGAAAGAAAAGGTGGAGTAG
- the folD gene encoding bifunctional methylenetetrahydrofolate dehydrogenase/methenyltetrahydrofolate cyclohydrolase FolD, with the protein MKILDGKYVSQKVRDSIKNEIVEIKERMGKVPGLAVIQAGDNLASKIYVNSKIKQCAEVGIESKNFILPADVSEDELLSKIDELNKDDAIDGILVQLPLPDHIDTPKVIEAIDITKDVDGFKPENLGKVVLGDETALISCTPAGILRLFEEYKLALEGKDVVVIGRSNIVGKPMTALLINEGATVTVCNSKTKNLSEKTKNADVVIVAIGKANFLKGDMVKDGAIIIDVGINRDENNKICGDVDFESVKEKVSYITPVPGGVGPMTIAMLLNNTLKAFKIGKKI; encoded by the coding sequence ATGAAAATTTTAGATGGTAAATACGTATCTCAAAAAGTTAGAGATTCTATAAAAAATGAGATAGTTGAGATAAAAGAGAGAATGGGAAAGGTTCCAGGTTTAGCAGTGATTCAAGCTGGAGATAATTTAGCATCTAAAATTTATGTTAATTCTAAAATAAAGCAATGTGCTGAAGTAGGAATAGAGTCAAAAAACTTTATTTTACCAGCAGATGTAAGTGAAGATGAGCTTTTAAGCAAAATAGATGAACTAAATAAAGATGATGCAATAGATGGTATACTGGTTCAATTGCCGTTACCAGATCATATAGATACACCAAAGGTTATTGAAGCGATAGATATAACAAAGGATGTTGATGGCTTTAAACCTGAAAATTTAGGAAAGGTTGTTTTAGGAGATGAAACGGCTTTAATTTCTTGTACACCAGCAGGAATACTTAGATTATTTGAGGAGTATAAGCTGGCTTTAGAGGGGAAAGATGTTGTTGTTATAGGTAGAAGTAATATAGTAGGAAAGCCAATGACAGCACTTTTAATAAATGAAGGGGCAACAGTGACTGTTTGTAACAGTAAAACGAAAAATCTTTCAGAAAAAACTAAAAATGCAGATGTTGTAATAGTGGCTATAGGAAAAGCCAATTTCTTAAAAGGAGATATGGTAAAAGACGGAGCTATTATAATAGATGTTGGAATTAACAGAGATGAAAATAATAAAATCTGTGGAGATGTAGATTTTGAATCTGTAAAAGAAAAAGTATCGTATATAACTCCTGTTCCAGGCGGAGTAGGACCAATGACAATTGCGATGCTACTTAATAACACATTAAAAGCATTTAAAATCGGAAAAAAAATATAG